A window of the Helianthus annuus cultivar XRQ/B chromosome 4, HanXRQr2.0-SUNRISE, whole genome shotgun sequence genome harbors these coding sequences:
- the LOC110936720 gene encoding uncharacterized protein LOC110936720 isoform X1: MSSDEKEKEKQGNSRQGVRYQKEEEQEIGIWGILVFGLIGATATTLAVGHMRQMLHWFSSQVTKSHTWKATNFQQESWKRYNRRMQEAYEEEMERVVCMYERIRRMQSVFNREKSKQRRSYESWKENNNAGGYHQHFQREDWYWKTETSQGQHRKEPPRNHSLSHHYAILGLSRSRTKPYTDDEIKTAFRSKAKQFHPDQNQDNKEVAEARFKEVMTSYEAIKTERKNMK; encoded by the exons ATGTCGTCGGATGAGAAGGAAAAAGAGAAACAGGGTAATTCAAGACAAGGCGTACGCTACCAAAAGGAAGAAGAACAGGAGATAGGGATTTGGGGGATTCTTGTTTTCGGTCTAATCGGAGCTACTGCCACCACCCTTGCT GTTGGGCATATGCGCCAGATGCTTCATTGGTTTTCTTCTCAG GTTACAAAATCACACACATGGAAAGCCACTAACTTTCAACAAGAATCCTGGAAAAGATATAACCGCCGCATGCAGGAAGCTTATGAAGAAGAAATGGAGAGagtggtatgtatgtat gAACGTATAAGGCGCATGCAAAGTGTGTTTAATCGGGAAAAAAGTAAACAAAGAAGGAGTTACGAAAGTTGGAAGGAAAATAATAATGCCGGTGGATATCATCAACATTTTCAAAGGGAGGATTGGTACTGGAAAACCGAAACATCACAAGGGCAGCATAGAAAGGAACCTCCTCGGAATCATTCATTGTCACATCACTATGCCATCTTGGGTCTCAGTAG GTCAAGAACAAAGCCGTACACCGATGATGAGATAAAG ACTGCATTCAGGAGCAAGGCAAAGCAATTTCACCCTGATCAGAATCAAGACAATAAag AGGTTGCTGAAGCAAGGTTTAAGGAGGTTATGACATCTTATGAGGCCATAAAGACGGAAAGAAAGAACATGAAATAG
- the LOC110936720 gene encoding uncharacterized protein LOC110936720 isoform X2 → MSSDEKEKEKQGNSRQGVRYQKEEEQEIGIWGILVFGLIGATATTLAVGHMRQMLHWFSSQVTKSHTWKATNFQQESWKRYNRRMQEAYEEEMERVERIRRMQSVFNREKSKQRRSYESWKENNNAGGYHQHFQREDWYWKTETSQGQHRKEPPRNHSLSHHYAILGLSRSRTKPYTDDEIKTAFRSKAKQFHPDQNQDNKEVAEARFKEVMTSYEAIKTERKNMK, encoded by the exons ATGTCGTCGGATGAGAAGGAAAAAGAGAAACAGGGTAATTCAAGACAAGGCGTACGCTACCAAAAGGAAGAAGAACAGGAGATAGGGATTTGGGGGATTCTTGTTTTCGGTCTAATCGGAGCTACTGCCACCACCCTTGCT GTTGGGCATATGCGCCAGATGCTTCATTGGTTTTCTTCTCAG GTTACAAAATCACACACATGGAAAGCCACTAACTTTCAACAAGAATCCTGGAAAAGATATAACCGCCGCATGCAGGAAGCTTATGAAGAAGAAATGGAGAGagtg gAACGTATAAGGCGCATGCAAAGTGTGTTTAATCGGGAAAAAAGTAAACAAAGAAGGAGTTACGAAAGTTGGAAGGAAAATAATAATGCCGGTGGATATCATCAACATTTTCAAAGGGAGGATTGGTACTGGAAAACCGAAACATCACAAGGGCAGCATAGAAAGGAACCTCCTCGGAATCATTCATTGTCACATCACTATGCCATCTTGGGTCTCAGTAG GTCAAGAACAAAGCCGTACACCGATGATGAGATAAAG ACTGCATTCAGGAGCAAGGCAAAGCAATTTCACCCTGATCAGAATCAAGACAATAAag AGGTTGCTGAAGCAAGGTTTAAGGAGGTTATGACATCTTATGAGGCCATAAAGACGGAAAGAAAGAACATGAAATAG